Genomic window (Pristis pectinata isolate sPriPec2 chromosome 38, sPriPec2.1.pri, whole genome shotgun sequence):
tctacaccgtcccatcacacactcccggggtcagacacagagtgaagatccctctgcactgtcccatcacacactcccagggcagtaACAACCTATGAGCCCGTTTCCATCTCGAGACCCTCCCAACAAAAGGAGACACTTTCCCCAAAACCGCAGCAGTTCCCTCAACGAACAacttcacccaccccctcccctcaccccaaacACCCCTTCCACCCAGGGAGGGAGTCACGTGGAACTGTCCCAACAGCGGGACGGGCCCGGCGCACGGTGCCAGGGTGTAGCTCCGGAGCCGGGAACCTCAGGGCGGTTTGGGTGACAGGATTGGGACAGAAGGGGTCCGGGAGTCCCGACTGGGGGGGGTAGTCACAGGGCCTGGGACAGGTCCAGGCCCAAGCCCATGTTGAAGTCGGCGATGGTGAAGTCCAGTTCGATCTCGTCCAGCGGGTAGCAGGGGTGGGGTccgtgggtgggggagggaggggggggtgccCAGTGGCCGAGGATGGTGGCGGTGTCCAGGGGTTGCCCCAGGGCGCAGGGCTGGGCCAGGGGCTCCACCTCCGGCTTTGGGCCATGCCAGACAGGACGGTGGGGTCCCACCGGGGGTCCCTGGGTCACCTCGGCCAGGGGTCGGCGGACGCCCCCCAGGGGCGGGGGCTGGCTGGGTCCGGCGCTGCTGTAGTGCAGGGTGCCCGAGGGGGTCTGGGGGGTGTCAGGGACAGGCGTCGGGTGGGGGCAGGAGCGGCCGCCCCCCGTCTGTCGGCTGTAGCGGGCCCTCCGGTTCTGGAACCACACCTGTAGGAGCAACGCACAGGGGTCAGTGCAGGGTCAATGCACGCACACGAGGTCAGCGCGCGTACACAGG
Coding sequences:
- the LOC127587011 gene encoding homeobox protein SEBOX-like isoform X1, with translation MQTLRMPEPRQDRAPEGSRSQDADGRDGMALMEAALMGSPHAAVNGPRRRKRTKYNPWQKSLLEKAYSVCKYPNVWTRETLSKALNVDDARIIVWFQNRRARYSRQTGGGRSCPHPTPVPDTPQTPSGTLHYSSAGPSQPPPLGGVRRPLAEVTQGPPVGPHRPVWHGPKPEVEPLAQPCALGQPLDTATILGHWAPPPPSPTHGPHPCYPLDEIELDFTIADFNMGLGLDLSQAL
- the LOC127587011 gene encoding homeobox protein prophet of Pit-1-like isoform X2 codes for the protein MGSPHAAVNGPRRRKRTKYNPWQKSLLEKAYSVCKYPNVWTRETLSKALNVDDARIIVWFQNRRARYSRQTGGGRSCPHPTPVPDTPQTPSGTLHYSSAGPSQPPPLGGVRRPLAEVTQGPPVGPHRPVWHGPKPEVEPLAQPCALGQPLDTATILGHWAPPPPSPTHGPHPCYPLDEIELDFTIADFNMGLGLDLSQAL